In one Lycium barbarum isolate Lr01 chromosome 7, ASM1917538v2, whole genome shotgun sequence genomic region, the following are encoded:
- the LOC132603621 gene encoding uncharacterized protein LOC132603621, whose product MRALFIIYLILAPFGAEARTLLENHHVKVGFSYGRHAHLPPPSPASSPPTRDVSSVFGTRTDQKISSQNTELFKKLFVSYLVSYVWNLIASSSCHDLSDIPDTKSDEKYWRRRPHQSPPSPRPSDRTRPIIIDSNCHDLSDIPDTKFDEKHSRRRPHRSPPSPRPSDRTGPIIINSNCHDLLDIPEMKSDEKYSRRRPHRSPPSPRPSDRTRPIIIDSNFHDHNNNNYGREGGRLAPPAAKYDPPIHQVTSKGGAQGLKGSLSSPYLAST is encoded by the exons ATGAGAGCTCTTTTTATCATCTACCTTATCCTTGCTCCTTTTGGAGCTGAAGCAAGAACTTTGCTAG AAAATCATCATGTGAAGGTTGGATTTAGTTATGGAAGGCATGCACATCTACCCCCACCATCTCCAGCTTCATCTCCACCAACCAGGGATGTATCCAGTGTTTTCGGTACTCGCACCGACCAGAAAATTAGCTCTCAAAACACTGAGCTTTTCAAGAAACTATTCGTCTCATACCTTGTCTCATATGTCTGGAACCTGATCgcttcatcatcttgtcatgaCCTTTCAGACATTCCTGACACGAAGTCCGATGAAAAATACTGGAGGCGTAGGCCTCATCAATCGCCACCATCTCCAAGGCCATCAGATCGCACACGTCCAATAATTATCGACTCAAATTGTCATGACCTTTCAGACATTCCTGACACGAAGTTCGATGAAAAACACTCGAGGCGTAGGCCTCATCGATCGCCACCATCTCCAAGGCCATCAGATCGCACAGGTCCAATAATTATCAACTCAAATTGTCATGACCTTTTAGACATTCCTGAAATGAAGTCCGATGAAAAATACTCGAGGCGTAGGCCTCATCGATCGCCACCATCTCCAAGGCCATCAGATCGCACACGTCCAATAATTATCGACTCAAATTTTCatgatcataataataataactacGGAAGGGAAGGTGGAAGACTAGCACCTCCGGCTGCAAAGTATGATCCTCCCATTCATCAAGTCACAAGCAAGGGTGGTGCCCAAGGACTGAAGGGATCACTTTCAAGTCCATATTTAGCCTCCACCTGA